The segment GTCGCGGCTCATCCGCGGCACGTGGCGGAACTTCTACATGCGCCAGCGGCGCAACATCGTCGCCGGGTTTCGCACGGCGGCGCTCTGAGGAGGGGTCATGGGCTGCCTGCTCGACGTGCATGCCGACGAAGCGAGATTCCTCACCCGCATGGCGGAGGACATCGGGCGGGGACTCACCGCGCGCCCGCGACGACTGCCGCCCAAGTACTTCTACGATGAGGCCGGCTCCGCTCTCTTCGAGCGGATCACGGAGCTGCCCGAGTACTACCTGACGCGGGCCGAGGCCGCCATCCTGCGCGACGGCGTCGGGGACCTCGTCCGCCGGCTCGACCCGCGCGACATCGTGGAGCTGGGGCCCGGTTCCTGCCGCAAGGTCCGCTGGCTGCTCGACGCGCTGGAGGACGGCCGCGGCGTGCGCTACGTCGCGATGGACGTCGGCCGCGAAAGCCTCGCCCAGGCGGTCGGCGCGCTCGCCGACGAGTATCCCGGGATGCACCTGCACGCGGTCGTCGCCGACTTCGAGCGCCACCTCGGGTGCCTGCCCCTGCCCGCGGGCCGCCGTCTCGTGCTCTTCCTCGGGAGCACGATCGGCAACTTCGATCCGCCCGCCAGGCGCGCGCTGCTGGCCCAGGTGCGGCGACTCCTTGGCTCCGACGGCCGGTTCTTGCTGGGCGTGGACCTCGTCAAGGACCGGCGGGTGCTGGAGGCGGCGTACGATGACGCCGCCGGCGTCACCCGCGAGTTCAACCGCAACATCCTTCGCGTCGTGAACCGGGCCGTGGATGGCGACTTCGTCCCCGGGGCCTGGCGACATCACAGCTTCTACAACATGGAGATGAGCCGGATCGAGATGCATCTGCTCGCCGCCGAGCCCCAGCGCGTCCACCTCAAGGCCCTCGGGCTGGGGCTCGACTTCGAGGCAGGCGATGGGATCTGGACGGAGAGCTCGTACAAGTTCACGCGCGAGTCCGTCGCCGTGATGCTGCGCGAGGCCGGCCTCGCCCTGGACGACTGGCGAACCGATCCGGAGGGCCGCTTCGGCCTCGCGATCGCCCGCCCCGGGGAGCGCGCGTGAGGGCCACCCCGGTCCCGCGCAGGCTCTACGTCCACGACGACCTCTCGGAGGAGCTCCACGCGCACGGCGACGGGTCCCGCGCGCAACAGCTCGGGGGGGCCCTGCTGGCCCTGCTCCGCCAGGATCCGCGCGTCGTTCTCCTGACGCTCGAGGGGCAGGTCGAGGCGCTGGTCGCGCGAGGCGCGCATGCACCGTTCGCGGTGGCCATCGGCGTCGGCCAGGCCGGCACCCGTGTGGCGACCGAGGTCCACGCGCGCACGGGGTGGTTTCCCGCGATCGAGCGCGTGGATGTGTGGCGGGAGGAGGACGACGCGGGCGGCTATGCACTGGCCGGTCCGGCGCCGCTCGCGTCCCAGCTCGGCGCGATCGCGGACGGGGACTCGGTGGCGGTGGTGGACGATACGATCTTCTCCGGGCTCACGATGTGCGCGGTGCTGGCCGCGCTGACGCCCCGTCCCGCGCGTCGGGTCCACGCCTTCTGCCTGCGCGGCGTCGCTGAAAGCGTGGAGGCCGTGGCCCGTGTCGCGCCGGTCACGGCCGGCGTCCTGGCGCCAGGGCGGATCCTCGAGGACGTCTCGTTCATCAACGCCAGCGGCCTCGTTCACCGCGGTGCGATCCGCCGCGCGGGAGGGCCGCCGCTGGCGTTCTTCGAGCGGCCGGAGTGGATGGCCGCCTGGTTTCCCGGCTACGCCGGTGATGCTATCGCGCTGTGCCGGGAGATCCACGAAGCGGTCGAGGCACCACCAGGCGGTCGAGCGCCTCGAAGGCGACGTGGATCGCCAGGGCCATCAGCGCCGCCGGCACCGCGCCGGCCAGGATCGTCGGCACGTCGTTGAGCGCCAGCCCGGTGACGATGAGCGTGCCGTACCCGCCGCCGCCGATGAACGCCGCCAGCGTCGCCGTCCCCACCGTGAGCACGGCCGCGGTCTTGATGCCCGCCATGATCGTCACCGCCGCCAGCGGCAGCTCGATCCACGCCAGCCGCTGCCAGCCGTTCAGGCGCATCACCGCCGCCATGTCGAGGAGCTGGCGG is part of the Candidatus Rokuibacteriota bacterium genome and harbors:
- the egtD gene encoding L-histidine N(alpha)-methyltransferase; the protein is MGCLLDVHADEARFLTRMAEDIGRGLTARPRRLPPKYFYDEAGSALFERITELPEYYLTRAEAAILRDGVGDLVRRLDPRDIVELGPGSCRKVRWLLDALEDGRGVRYVAMDVGRESLAQAVGALADEYPGMHLHAVVADFERHLGCLPLPAGRRLVLFLGSTIGNFDPPARRALLAQVRRLLGSDGRFLLGVDLVKDRRVLEAAYDDAAGVTREFNRNILRVVNRAVDGDFVPGAWRHHSFYNMEMSRIEMHLLAAEPQRVHLKALGLGLDFEAGDGIWTESSYKFTRESVAVMLREAGLALDDWRTDPEGRFGLAIARPGERA